The following are encoded together in the Proteiniphilum saccharofermentans genome:
- a CDS encoding lysophospholipid acyltransferase family protein, with the protein MKNILVFLYQWLIFVPIFIVLTLITALTVMVMAPLFGSKFWGYYPPKWWSRLTCWFALCRVKTRGHENLDRGQSYVFVANHQSAFDIFLVYGFLNQNIKWMQKQSLRKIPFVGFASEKAGHVFVDNTNPKARAASIKKAKEQIVDGVSMVIFPEGARTRSGKMGRFKRGAYYLAHDMDLPVVPLTINGAYNVLKRDGFRLRPGKMELVIHSPIPTASLTEAETPGLIDKTRDTIYSALWEQYK; encoded by the coding sequence GTGAAAAATATACTTGTTTTTTTGTATCAATGGCTCATATTTGTGCCGATCTTTATTGTGCTTACCCTTATTACGGCATTGACGGTAATGGTTATGGCTCCCCTCTTCGGAAGTAAGTTCTGGGGTTATTATCCGCCCAAATGGTGGTCGAGGCTGACCTGTTGGTTCGCTCTTTGTCGTGTGAAGACCAGAGGGCATGAAAACCTGGATAGGGGACAATCATATGTGTTTGTTGCCAATCACCAGAGTGCATTTGATATTTTCCTGGTGTACGGTTTCCTGAATCAGAATATCAAATGGATGCAAAAACAGAGTTTACGGAAGATCCCGTTCGTAGGATTTGCCTCAGAAAAGGCCGGCCATGTGTTTGTGGACAACACCAATCCTAAAGCACGGGCAGCTTCTATTAAAAAGGCGAAAGAACAGATAGTGGATGGCGTCTCTATGGTGATATTTCCGGAGGGAGCACGCACTCGGAGTGGAAAAATGGGTCGTTTTAAACGGGGTGCCTATTATCTGGCCCACGATATGGACCTGCCTGTGGTGCCTCTGACTATAAACGGTGCTTATAATGTTCTGAAGAGGGATGGTTTTCGTCTCAGGCCGGGAAAAATGGAACTTGTGATCCATAGCCCAATACCCACCGCATCACTTACCGAGGCAGAGACACCTGGATTGATCGATAAAACGAGGGATACCATCTATTCCGCATTATGGGAGCAATACAAATAA